The Toxorhynchites rutilus septentrionalis strain SRP chromosome 1, ASM2978413v1, whole genome shotgun sequence genome contains the following window.
aaaattgagtgttttggtcgaaaaattattcaagattaccttagcatgggttccctctcattgctcgattccggggaatgagaaagcggactcgctagctaaggtgggcgcttcagaaggcacactttttgaaaggcaaattgcttataatgattttttccacgttcctcgtcagtacacgctcgtaagttggcagcgcatgtggagtgaagatgagttcggtcgttggttacacacgattatccctaaggtttctacgagtgcatggttcaagagattgaatgtaggtcgtgaaaAAAAGAGAACGTTCGTGGATTAAGGATAAAAACGGCCTTCCGCCATTCTTGACCGTAACCATAAACCGTTTGTATTGAAAACCGTCAACTAAACTCGAGAATAGTGGCATTGGATTGGGCACGGTTACTGAACCTTCCTACCGTGGACGTTACCTTATCCGTATTCTATGACAATATTTATCAGATAATTCATGATATGCTTCCGGTAAAAAACCTTCCATGAACAATTTAGTAACCTGCGTAATTAATTCTCGCAAAGGTAACGTTCGCTCTTGACAGCTCTGGCAGCCAAAACTCCATTACTAGTGACAATTCTGCAAATCTTTTTGCTGAATTCTTCCGTAGCGTTTTACGATCATGTTGAGATCCCTCCGTCGCAGCTGTATATTGATTAATTACTCTGTGTTCGGTTGATGCATCGACAGGTCCAGGTCCGGCATTGTTAACCGCTCCCGTTATACCTATATTCAATCACTTCGTTATGGATGACGTTTTACCGGATATTTGGAAGCTTACATCAAAATTATAGGCCCATTTCTATCCTGAGCTGCTAAGCCAAGGTGCTTGAAAGACATTTGCATGACAAATTGTATTCGGCTGTTCGGTTAATGATCTTGAATTCTCAACATGGATTTATGAAAAATCtctaacatgaatatatttgccAGCTGTTAATCTGTAGCTGTAAACTGTAACAGTCAGGGCTCTGCAtaatcatagtcaactgaggatagtcagctgactatatgactgactatatccgtattcagttagtaatgacttttgacttcttcacgcagtttcttcgccaaaacgactaaacagtcagtcgggcgtttagtcgctatcttcctctaccgactcgactatatcatttcattcttcccagtcaaattgttctcattgcattttgaagtgactttccccaaaacgaattcattcctctctttctctctcccatgtacgtgtgcatcatcgatgttcgagttcaacgtggtttgacatgctacaggtgagctagattattgtgtatcatacacgaaaattactcacacgtataaaatagcgtgcagtgtgtgtgcgctattttgcacgctatttactaatactaacgcgaggaccttcatAGTATATTTGATGAATGTATCAGTTCGTTAGTTTGAATTCGCGATGGGTAGACAAAAAACAGTCCATTGATGAGGTTACTTCGTTTGCAtcagaaataaagttttcgttcctctttatatggacgtaaaaataaaattgcgtacgcgggtataaaataagtgtcagggggaaatagaagtgtggattgaagtcagttgaatgaagaggcagatttgtattcattgaaCGCGTcaattaaaataaccactgactggactagttcaccagtcatcctcgctagtcaacgcttcacttctagtcgaagcgaagctacggagagtagagtgggtcttcatttttcactttcgaagatttcgggccctggtaacAGTATCGAAAAGCGTCAACAAGTAGACACCTTGTGCCTAGACTTCTCGATGGCTTCGATAATGTACCTCACAATCTCGCCGTCTCAAAACTGAATCGCCTTGGTCTGCCCTTCGTGGGTTGTTCGCTGactgaaatatttttgttttctctattatagtgactttcaacacttttggctggttcgtcacttttacttccaacTTTTGGAAGAAtgccgggagtgagaattgaactcgtggcttttgcgtgagaggtatggatggtACCATTACGCTAGATCGCCTCCACCAGGCTAGAATCTTATAATTACTGTGATGGTCCCAAAGgccctttcatttttttttgggtcCTACCTCCACCCCATACGCTTCTTTTGGAGTGGGAGGGACTGATTATCTCGTAGATAATTAGTTTTTCAATGTTATATTACTTGATGTCGTCGGATTTTTTCTGGTACTATATTTCTCGTTGCGTCTACTCCCGCGTATGGCCATCACTCTAAGTCCATCACATCTAGTCAATTATGAAATGCAcattctgtagtcattatataaTTATCATTTTGTTCTCATTCGCTGACATTCATGTCAGTGgtcaataaatttttttaacgAAGTCAATTGTTGTCCTTTTGAATTGTGCGATATTTGTCATTTCTTTAGCGTCTTGAGGTAATGTGTTGTAAATTTGTAGTCCACGATAAAAAAGTGATCGTTGTGTCGTTGTTTTTGTAAGATATGGTAATCTAAAGTCAGCTGCTCTCCTAGTGTTATGAGAGTGCATATATCATGTAGGAAGGCCTTCGTGAAGGTTCATAATGCCAAATCTGAGATCTTCGAAATAACGGTAGTGTTCCGCATGGCAGTCACTTGAGACCTCTGACCTTCTTCTTGATCTGATCTTCGTGTCTGACCACTTGAGGTCTTGTAAGTTGATATACGCAGATGATCTTGAATTTTAACGAACAATCAACCCGATGCTAGATTGCTGTGCTCTGTGACGTGTATCATGCTGTCCACCGTTTACGAATTGAAAGGATTCAATAAAGATTCGTAAGATTTGCGTTACGTCGGCTTCCATGGTTCCGTCCCGTCCCATAAACCTTCCTGAACAGCACAATCAACTCATCAAAGTACCGACAAAtgacgtgcctatcgagtctgtacaaacaTCTTAGCAGCAtcataaggcgtcgtgcacaaattacgtaacgcgataaggggcgGGAGGGGGCTCgaagttgcgttactttctgtgtattagagataggaaattgcgttaagtaagaggggagggggtccaaaattcggatttttagcatTACGTAATTTCCGATCGTAAGTTCAACTACGATGCGTCCTCTAAGCCGTCTGAACAAGAGTTATACGTCCACGGAATCGTTTCAGCACATTATTCATGGTCGATTTGGCCACTTCGAGTGATATCGCCATTATAGTACCTGACGGATTCTTAATTCGAGTGTCCGAAATCAAAGTTCATCTCCCGGCTTCCATCCTGCataactttttcaaaacaaaacggattAACGTGAACTTTCACCATCGAAAGAtaccattttctttttattctaactgaatcaaaccttacaCTTACAGTGTATTCGGTGgaattaatgtgatgaaacattCGATTTCTTTTGAGTTCATTGATTACACCAAGATAAACCGTTTCGATTGTAGTGCCATAAGTACCCCTTCATGTATAAGCTGGAGTTATTGCGATTACATCGAAAGAGTGGATTGTAAGCTCCATATTTGTTTCTGTTATAAGAAATCCACGCAACCGGAAAGCGATAACCAAATTATACCTTCTCATCCCATCGTATTTTCTTTCACATTCAAAACGACAGAATAATACTTCGGAAGAATCGATTTTATTTGTTCAACATCTAAAATATTCGAATAAAACTTTCACTACCCCGTCACCCCGTCCACTATGCTTCCACCTTTTCTACACAACTATTTTGCATCTACCACAAACCGAAATGTACTTTCTTGTCAACGCTTTACGACGTACCATTCCGATGTTTGTTTCCGGCATCGCCTTGAAAATACAAAATTACCAAAATAACGACTGACGATAATAACAATGTTTTTTGCCTTTTGCCTTGTCTCTCTGTTTTTGGATATTTAATTGGATCTATTAAATGACGTAAACACTTATCAGTAAGAATTTAAAGTACACATCGAAATTATCATGAGAATTTTCCGAATCTGAAAAGGAATACGTGTAGACATAGTTTACGTTTGGAACACTTAATATAATGAAAAAAGGGTCTGATCGTGATGGAACAAATTGTTTCAGTACAAAGTAACGGAGATATTCTACGGCACAGACtctcgaaagacaaaatgttacCTCTCACATtctgcttttttgtttttttttttttgtttctttgtatATAGATGATACATTTGTAGGCTGCCTAGTAGGTTTTCCTCAATATTGACTTACAATCACTTTAGTCTGTTGCGGTCATCCGTGActagaattgaaaatttaatGCACTATCTACAGTTCACTCCCGATATAATGATGAATAGATAAATACACTGTCATCCACCAAGGGGCGTATGTTGTTGTCGGTTTATTCATGTCATGTTCTGACTCATCACAGTAATTATGTTTTCTGCCAGTCAACACATAATCCCAGTTCATCCACGACGGAAATCGTCCTTGACTTGGTTCCTCCTCGGGGTTCATCATTGTCACATGAAGGATGGGGATGTTTTTCTCGATCGTGACGATTTGGATCGTGATGGACTCTTCAAGCTACGCCGCGAACGATCAGAACGGGGCTGGTCCCGGTCACACCACGGTTCAGGTACCCGGCCCCGCCAGTTGATCAGTTCCTCGACTTCGTGCTGAAATTGAATGGATTTTAGTCGACCTCAATTTGCTTTAGAGCAGCCAACTTACCTTAAGGTACCCGGGAAGCTCATTGAAGATCTCAAGCTTGGTCAATTCCATGTGCTGCGACACGTATGACAAACATCTCGCCTTCAGTATAGCTGCGTTGAACCGATCCGATATGCCCAACAGACAGATCACCGATTCACTGTCGATTGAAGCGATCAATGTATTCTCGCAGATGTCTTTGAGGTTGTCTACCGAATATCGGTCGGCGAGTAGCATCAACTCGCAGATTTGGTCCACTCCTACCGATTTATCCACTGGTGCACCATACAGATAGAGCAGCAATCTTCGAAATATCACAGGGGAAGTATCATGAACCACAATTTTTCTGTGAAGCGAAAGTATAACAAGAATTATTTATAGGTCAAATACCGCATTTTAATTGTATACACTCACCGATTTATATCTTCTTGCATTCCTGAAAGCAGTGCTTTCTTGAACCACTCACACCGCGCTGCCACGATGACGCGGTGAGCCTTGAAGGTGTGCGATTCACTCCTTGGCGAAGTCCCACAGACGGTCCCTACACTACCATTCAGCAGCAACGCGTCATCCAGGCTGAAATCGAATGCTGGAACGATATTTTCATTTTGGCAGTCGATTGGCGAGACGACAACCTCGAATTCCATGTCTGCCAACTGCCCCGAGTGCAACAGTTTTAAGGCATTCTTTGAAAGACTGCTGCTCAAGGCCGCTGGCGGCTCACACATGCTCTGCACCAGATTTAGCTGGAAGTAGAAAAGAGCGTTAGGAATGTTTCTAGCGATATCAATTCATAATGTCACCTTCGTACTACTGTAGTCAAGATATCTGTTGGGACAAGGTCGAGGATCCCCAAATTCACTGGAATCTACGTTGGAGTCTTCCAGTAAACCCAATTCTCGCATAGCACGAGTGAATTGCTCTTTTTGCACCAGATTGGAAATCTGAAACACAAAACTTCACGATCAGGACTGTCCAACAGAAAGAGCAAGCTACTCACATATAACATCGCGTCATTTAAGGCAGATTTATGCTCCAACAGTTTCGTGATTATTCCATTCTGTGAGAAGTATTCGCTGATTATCAAGAATGTCAATTACAAAACGAAACCTACCACTTGACTGGTCAAGAATTTGAAACAGAACTTAAATTCCTTCCAACCAATCTTCTCATCAATTGTTTCGCACAGTTCTTCTAGACGAGCTATAATGATCGGCACTTCTATGGTAAGCTGCTCCAAGTTCCTCCGTATGGTTTGATGCTGATGGAGGTGGTTCATCTCGTTGAAGGTTGCTCTGCAAACAGTATAACTCTATTCAGCTGATTCTGTATTCGAATTTCCAACGCACGCAAACTAACCTTTTATGAAGTATAACCTCCAGCGCACTGGACACTCTCCCATGAATGTCCCGCATCTTCTTCACCTCGTACATGTACAGGAAGAACTTGAGGTCATTGTCGGAGTTCTGGTTGAAGCGTGATTCGCCCGTCGTGGAGGAACCTGTCGCTCCATGACATAGGTTGTTACAAAATTCACCGGAATCACGAGAACGTGTTCGTACCGGTGGTCGTCCACCACGAGTCGCACTTGGAGTGACAATAGCCCCGCTACGTACGTCCGGTGTTGTTTTGAGGTCCTGTGGAGAAGGATGATGAACACATTAAGCACAATGGTATTTCGACTCAATAGAATAAACTCGTTTTCACCTTGCACACTTTCTCCAGCGAGTTCTTTATCTCCGAGATAGCAGCGATGAGCACCTCCAGTGTGTAGGTAATCTCCGGTACCAGATAGGACACGAGATCGTTCTTCTCGTCAGCGGACAAGCTGCGCAGCACGATGTTCACGTTCTGAAGCAACTGGTGAACCTGCGATAGAAACACCGGCATCCTGGAGCGCACATACTTAATGATCTCGTGCCGCTGGTGACGCGTGAAGGTTGCGGCATCCTTCGTGAAGATATTGCAGAACTGTAACAGCTTCACAATCGCTGTAAATATTGTAGAATTTTAAACTACGATGGTAAACAATCAATGAAGATGCGAATTACCGGTCAAGGTTTCCTTGAAGCCTTCTTTGAACACCTGGCAGAGCACACACGGACTGTGCGAAATGGTATTCGGGTTCACCATCTGAATCATGTGATTCAAGCTGTCGTGGAGGTCGGTAACGATGTCGATGACAACTgcaaacacaaacaaaatcCATTAATAACTCTTCAAAGTTTGTTCGTTCACTATATCTATCTCATACACTTCTTCAGCTTGATGTTCCGCAGATAGTTTTTGCAGGGTTCCGCCATCCGACTCAAAGGGGTGGTACTCTCGCACATCACAATCAAGCTGGAGCACGTTTCCTCGTCCAGATCCTCCGGAAGACATTCGCAATACAACCAGTGCAGGATTGTGGACAGCATTTTCGACGGGATGTTATTCAGTACCGAGAGAGGGGTAAGCGGAGACGACGGTGGTGTGTCTAGCGAGCAGGGAAAGGGAGAGGGACTTCTTGCGCGAAACGGCGACGAAGGTGGCTTGAACTTGGACCGTTGGGATGGGTCTGGGTAGGGATTAACTACATTCGCAGTTGGGAAAAAGAATATGTTCCGATCAGAATTCAGGTTAGAGTCAGAGGAAGACGTGTGTTGCTTTTTCGGAACGTCCAGGAAAATTGAATCTTCCGCTGTGAGACAGTTGAAGGAATTGGAGATGTTGTTCACTATTTTCGGGGACAGATTGTACACCTCCAAAGAGGGTGGAAGCAGGAAATTGTTGGTTGTGGTGGGACTCGCCCGTTGACTGATATGTTGCACTGACTGTTTTGGTGATTTAGCACTGGGGACCGATGACACCTTCATCAGCGGAGGATGGGACTTCTCCACACTTGTCACAGTCTCGATTCTGGTCGTTAGGTGTTGATATGTGGAAGCAGCTGCCATGCTGCTACAGTCGAACCCGTTAAGGCGTAAAATCGGCGAATGGACATTGTACTGTAAAACAAAACCTCACATCAGAAAAGAGCATCCTTTGTGgttgaattaaaaataaatactcACAATAACGTTATCACAACTTTTGAGGGTCACATCACAGAAATTTCCATCGTCCAGCACCGACAGCAGTGTGAATGGAATCTCCTGACCAACCGACTGATCTTCCTTCACCCGCTTACACACCAGCTGACACCAGCCGTTGCACCTCAGCGACATCCGATCGCCCGGGTTGTAGGAGTTCGTTTTGAACTCGATGCTGTGGCCAGTGTATGCACCGAAAATCAACCCCGGCCCGTTAGAACTCAGCTCGAGGACCTCGAAGGTTTCGCAGCTGAACAGTACCGCCGCTGAATCGTTGATTGGACAAAAGCTAGACTCGAAGCTGGCCATCTTCTGATCGTCCCGGCCCTGGCTAGTGTTTATCAGGTCGTTGTACCAGATAATGTCTCCCATTTCGTCCAGACGGAATTTTACCCTGTTGAGAATATCACAAGTTATGGATTATTAATAAATTCATCTTTTCAATACGACAAAATGCTATCGAAACAAAATTGTTCGTCAACAATAAAACGTAAAACGTTGTTTGGATCTAGAAATCCAGGACAAACGTCATTAGGAAAGACATAGTGTTCCACCAGGACAATGCAATTATACAGGACCCTGTAAAGTTCACCTGATGGCAAGAATTTCGACTCTATGGACagcacaaaaaaacacattaaCCATGTTTTGGGAGGATGTAATTATCAAGTTGCGTAAAATTTGCTTAATAGTTAAATACATGGTGGTTCAAAAGGTATACGTGTACTTCTTCATCATTTCTGTTAACCAGTTTGCGATGCCAGTTGGCCATCAGCCCCTGGGTTCTTCTACCTTTGAAGTATTATTCCATTCTTGCTGTTACTTCCCCATCGAGTcatttctttctctttttcgATTCAATTTCAAGCATCTATTGCTCAaccatttcctgatggatttacgagatattcACATCAATTCTGGGTAATAATTTGGATACTCCGTAGTAATTTATTACAATGATAATAATAACATATTTGATGAAAttgactatcgaacaattgaaaaatgtaaaaaaaatctaaacgaaaatcccgcgttctgattggtcgattggcACATGTAATGTGTACTTTCTCAGTAGCTCATTCAATATGGCAGTAGCTCAATACGAATATGGCACTGTGCTATAAAATGTTGCGTTTGGTTTGATTTTCTGCTGCGCTGAATCCTatgttttgattgacccgaccAATTCCGCCTTCTAAGAGGAGCAAGTGGCGAATAATTGTGTCTATGCAGCAAGTATAAAAGCTGATTTCCGCGATTTCAGTGCTCTAGTTAATTTGACAGCGCTGCAACTGTTTGTCGGCGCATCGTTCGAGGACAGATTGTGCGATTTGAGCTCTCTATTTTGCTGTGTTATTAGTTCTATTGAAATCCGCGTTAACGTATTTAGTTCCGTGGTCCGTTGGTTTGAAACATATATactattcataattttaatccTACAGAATGCAGGAACCATCATCCAGAGGCACAGAGGACAGTTTTCTACTTATCATATTTCACTTCAGTATTCTTTATTGcagctaacgggtgttaaataaaaaatgagaattttttcaatcacatataaaaaaaattttttttttcatcgatttcagtattttttattaataacataatgtattttcttcaaaaaaatgtcagtgaatgtttgagtaagggccgtggtctgctgttggacgcaactttgtcgcgatgctctcacaagaacgttgtacggcacttacgtccattttccggatacaattccggattcttgtagtcagttgcttcgtgtccttggccctccaattgtttttatacactagggcactgagtgagccaaagaaatcctctattgggcggcactggggcaagtttgttggtttacgatctttcggcacgaacggtatctttttctcctcaagatacgccagcgtcttcttggcctaatgggaagacgccttgtccggccagaagacgtacttcccatccgcgtgatgctcgttcaggaacggcagcaggattttatcgcggcactcttctcgatagatttgttggttgattgccagaccgctcggcttaaaccaaggctttgaaatgccc
Protein-coding sequences here:
- the LOC129762851 gene encoding uncharacterized protein LOC129762851, encoding MSSDIANSFVGNWEIVESHIDGTTDRLGLEGVKFRLDEMGDIIWYNDLINTSQGRDDQKMASFESSFCPINDSAAVLFSCETFEVLELSSNGPGLIFGAYTGHSIEFKTNSYNPGDRMSLRCNGWCQLVCKRVKEDQSVGQEIPFTLLSVLDDGNFCDVTLKSCDNVIYNVHSPILRLNGFDCSSMAAASTYQHLTTRIETVTSVEKSHPPLMKVSSVPSAKSPKQSVQHISQRASPTTTNNFLLPPSLEVYNLSPKIVNNISNSFNCLTAEDSIFLDVPKKQHTSSSDSNLNSDRNIFFFPTANVVNPYPDPSQRSKFKPPSSPFRARSPSPFPCSLDTPPSSPLTPLSVLNNIPSKMLSTILHWLYCECLPEDLDEETCSSLIVMCESTTPLSRMAEPCKNYLRNIKLKKFVIDIVTDLHDSLNHMIQMVNPNTISHSPCVLCQVFKEGFKETLTAIVKLLQFCNIFTKDAATFTRHQRHEIIKYVRSRMPVFLSQVHQLLQNVNIVLRSLSADEKNDLVSYLVPEITYTLEVLIAAISEIKNSLEKVCKDLKTTPDVRSGAIVTPSATRGGRPPVRTRSRDSGEFCNNLCHGATGSSTTGESRFNQNSDNDLKFFLYMYEVKKMRDIHGRVSSALEVILHKRATFNEMNHLHQHQTIRRNLEQLTIEVPIIIARLEELCETIDEKIGWKEFKFCFKFLTSQVNGIITKLLEHKSALNDAMLYISNLVQKEQFTRAMRELGLLEDSNVDSSEFGDPRPCPNRYLDYSSTKLNLVQSMCEPPAALSSSLSKNALKLLHSGQLADMEFEVVVSPIDCQNENIVPAFDFSLDDALLLNGSVGTVCGTSPRSESHTFKAHRVIVAARCEWFKKALLSGMQEDINRKIVVHDTSPVIFRRLLLYLYGAPVDKSVGVDQICELMLLADRYSVDNLKDICENTLIASIDSESVICLLGISDRFNAAILKARCLSYVSQHMELTKLEIFNELPGYLKHEVEELINWRGRVPEPWCDRDQPRSDRSRRSLKSPSRSKSSRSRKTSPSFM